Genomic segment of Andrena cerasifolii isolate SP2316 chromosome 7, iyAndCera1_principal, whole genome shotgun sequence:
TGTTCAGAAGCTTTTAGGAAGTAGTCTCATCGCGAGGACGTGCGTGTGTGTCATCTTCCTGTGAAATAACTGCTTCGCCAGCTGAAAGAAAAGATAGGAATTCTTCGTCCCTCTTGCTCTACTAAACGAGGCGTGGCATTAAAGTCGCCCCCCTCGGAGGGTTTCGCGTAACCGAGAAACAATTATTCGAACAATCGCGTCGCGGGTCACCTTCGTCACCTTCGAAAGTGCACGCAACGCCCAACAATGATATTCTAAACGATCTGTGGCATGGTCGGTGATCCATTGCGAGGCTGGTGCCACCGTGACACACACGAGCGCGTGTTCGACTACAATGAAACATCGTCATTCCAGGCGACAATTGCGGACCGGCGACGGCGCGTGGGCAATGCAGCCCGTGCCTCGCCTAAACGGATGCAACGACAAAGGACGCGCAACAACTCCATCGTCGACGCTTGTCCACCTAATCTAACGGGAAAGCGATAGGATCTTTGATCTTCCTAGCCGTGAAGGCCGCGATGACTGGTGCCTTCGGATCGACCGTGATGCATCCCTCGCCAACGGAACGGGAGATCGTAAATGAAACATGCTACGCGAAGAGCTTTAATCTAAGAGGATTACCCCTGAATAGTGAATACGAAATAGAGAGGAGAGGAACGACGACCTTAGCAGCGTCTCGGATAGAACAAATCATTGGAAATTCTGTCAGAATAAATTTAGGCAAACGTCCCGTTTCACTTTTGGCATTTCTGTTACGTTGCCTAATAAATACAATATCTAGAAGGCTGAAAAATGCCCATTCCCAAACTCCTCTGTCTAAACAGAGCGTTCCTATCCTATtttatgtgtttttttttctgttggTCGAAAGACCAGTCGCATATTGTTACAAGGTAAACGCAGTCGTAGAAACGGTTGGAAACGGATGCAGCGGTTGACTCGGAGCACGTGAACCCTGAGCCACGGGTAGGCTGTGAGGCGTTAAGAGTTGCTCTCGCGTGTCACTAACACGATGACTGACTTAATGCTGATAAGCTAAGAAACGGCCACGCGCCCAGCCCGCAGAGAATGTTTGGCGTGTCCTGTGTGCCCCGCCCTTGGGGTTGGCGGGAGCACGCGGACACCCAGGCCACAGACAATGCCCCTATAAAAGCACCATCGGGTCTAGTCGATGGCATCACATCCACTCCAGCGATCAAGGCAAACTATTCCAGAAGCTTTGCGACCAGCAAAATCCCGCAACCTTCCTCTCACCATGTGCACCCTCGTAGCGGTATTCCTCGTTGCAGCCCTGTCCGTCGCGACAGCGGCCCCATCCGCCCTGCTGGCTCCTGGAGCAGCCCTGGCTGGTCCTCTCCTGGGCCCTGCCGCCCTCAGCGGACCCGTAGTGGGACCATCCGCCCTTGCCGGACCCGTTTCCGGACCTGCTCGCCTCTCTGGAGCTGTCGACGGCGGAGCCGTTGTGACTGGAGCTGTCGCTGGCCCCTCTCTAGTTTCCGGTAGCGTCGCTGGGCCCGCCGCTGCTGGATGGCCCGTCGCTGCTGGATGGCCCGCTGCCGCCGGATGGCCCGCTGCCGCCGCGTGGCCCGCTGCCGCTGGATGGGGTGCCCCTTGGGGTGAGTATCTCCATCAAACTTTTAATATCTCTGTGGCTTGATTCTTCAGAATACTTTCGTTGCTCTCTGCTCATTATATTCAGAGGGAGAGTAGTATTGATTAGACTTTCACATAAATTACTAGAATGACATCTATTCTTACCAAGAAAAGACCGTATCTAATCTTAGAGTGTACGATGCGGACTCGATCCCCACAATGGTCGATAAATCCAACCACGCATGGGAGCTCAATTTTTATCGCTTCTTGGTGTCCCAATGAGATCACAAACGTAACACTGATTCTACAACGGTCTT
This window contains:
- the LOC143371789 gene encoding uncharacterized protein LOC143371789 isoform X2, with the translated sequence MCTLVAVFLVAALSVATAAPSALLAPGAALAGPLLGPAALSGPVVGPSALAGPVSGPARLSGAVDGGAVVTGAVAGPSLVSGSVAGPAAAGWPVAAGWPAAAGWPAAAAWPAAAGWVLAGPAAHPAALTGPVTAPALIAGPSGSIAAGPAGVGGIVRAGPHW
- the LOC143371789 gene encoding uncharacterized protein LOC143371789 isoform X1; translated protein: MCTLVAVFLVAALSVATAAPSALLAPGAALAGPLLGPAALSGPVVGPSALAGPVSGPARLSGAVDGGAVVTGAVAGPSLVSGSVAGPAAAGWPVAAGWPAAAGWPAAAAWPAAAGWGAPWGAVLAGPAAHPAALTGPVTAPALIAGPSGSIAAGPAGVGGIVRAGPHW